One genomic segment of Ipomoea triloba cultivar NCNSP0323 chromosome 9, ASM357664v1 includes these proteins:
- the LOC116030375 gene encoding FT-interacting protein 3, with translation MHRPPQEDFMLKETKPHLGGGKVTGDKLTSTYDLVEQMQYLYVRVVKARDLPPKDVTGSLDPYVEVRLGNYKGTTRHFEKKNNPEWNQVFAFSKERIQASMLEVIVKDKDFVKDDFVGRVVFDLHEIPKRVPPDSPLAPQWYRLEDKKGDKIKGGELMLAVWMGTQADEAFPDAWHSDSAAVSGHDGLANIRSKVYLSPKLWYLRVNVIEAQDLVPNDKSRFPEVFVKAILGNQALRTRVSMNKTINPMWNEDLMFVAAEPFEEQLILSVEDRVAPNKDEVLGRCAIPLQYVDRRFDHRPVNSRWFNLEKHIIIEGEKKEIKFASRIHMRICLEGGYHVLDESTHYSSDLRPTAKQLWKSNIGVLELGILNAHGLSPMKTKDGRATTDAYCVAKYGTKWVRTRTIIDSFTPKWSEQYTWEVFDPCTVITIGVFDNCHLQGGDKSAGARDSRIGKVRIRLSTLETGRVYTHIYPLLVLHPNGVKKMGEIHLAVRFTCSSLLNMMHMYSQPLLPKMHYIHPLTVSQVDNLRHQATQIVSVRLSRAEPPLRKEVVEYMLDVGSHMWSMRRSKANFFRIMSVLGGLIAVGKWFDQICNWKNPITTVLIHILFLILVLYPELILPTVFLYLFLIGIWYYRWRPRNPPHMDTRISCADNAHPDELDEEFDTFPTSRPPDVVRMRYDRLRSIAGRIQTVVGDLATQGERLQSLLSWRDPRATALFVIFCLVAAIVLYVTPFQVVALLAGFYMLRHPRFRHKLPSVPLNFFRRLPARTDCML, from the coding sequence ATGCATAGGCCTCCACAAGAAGATTTTATGCTGAAGGAGACCAAACCCCACCTTGGTGGGGGGAAGGTCACAGGTGATAAGCTCACTAGCACCTATGACCTAGTTGAGCAGATGCAATACCTTTATGTCCGGGTTGTGAAAGCGAGAGATTTGCCTCCGAAAGATGTCACTGGTAGCCTTGATCCTTATGTTGAAGTTAGGTTGGGGAACTACAAAGGCACGACCCGCCACTTTGAGAAGAAGAACAACCCTGAATGGAACCAGGTCTTTGCTTTCTCGAAGGAACGCATTCAGGCTTCGATGCTCGAGGTGATTGTGAAAGATAAGGATTTTGTTAAGGATGATTTTGTGGGTCGAGTTGTATTTGATTTGCATGAGATTCCAAAGAGGGTTCCACCGGATAGTCCTCTGGCTCCTCAATGGTATAGGCTGGAGGACAAAAAGGGGGATAAGATTAAAGGAGGAGAGCTGATGTTGGCCGTTTGGATGGGAACCCAAGCGGACGAGGCATTCCCTGATGCGTGGCATTCTGATTCTGCAGCTGTTAGCGGTCATGATGGCCTTGCAAATATAAGATCTAAGGTGTATCTCTCACCCAAGCTTTGGTACTTGAGAGTTAACGTGATAGAAGCTCAGGACTTGGTGCCCAACGACAAAAGCAGGTTTCCCGAAGTTTTTGTGAAGGCAATTCTGGGAAACCAGGCTTTGAGGACCAGAGTTTCCATGAACAAAACCATCAATCCAATGTGGAACGAAGATTTAATGTTTGTAGCGGCAGAACCATTTGAAGAGCAGCTGATTTTAAGCGTGGAAGACAGAGTTGCACCAAACAAGGATGAGGTTCTTGGAAGATGTGCAATACCATTGCAGTATGTGGATAGGAGGTTCGACCATAGGCCTGTGAACTCGAGGTGGTTTAATCTCGAGAAACATATTATTATTGAGGGGGAAAAGAAGGAAATCAAGTTTGCCAGCAGGATTCACATGAGGATATGCTTGGAAGGTGGCTATCATGTCCTGGATGAATCTACCCACTATAGCAGCGATCTTAGGCCAACTGCAAAGCAACTATGGAAGTCCAATATTGGCGTTCTTGAATTGGGTATCCTCAATGCTCATGGCCTTTCACCTATGAAGACAAAAGATGGGCGTGCAACGACCGATGCATATTGTGTGGCTAAATACGGAACAAAATGGGTCCGGACAAGGACTATTATCGACAGTTTTACTCCCAAGTGGAGTGAACAGTACACTTGGGAGGTATTTGATCCGTGCACTGTTATTACGATTGGTGTATTTGATAACTGCCATCTTCAGGGAGGAGATAAATCTGCAGGGGCGAGGGACTCGAGGATTGGAAAGGTCAGAATTCGACTTTCTACACTGGAGACTGGTCGTGTTTACACGCATATTTATCCACTCCTAGTTTTGCATCCTAATGGAGTGAAGAAGATGGGTGAAATTCATTTAGCTGTGAGGTTTACTTGTTCGTCGTTGCTAAATATGATGCATATGTACTCGCAGCCCCTGTTACCGAAAATGCACTATATTCATCCATTGACTGTTAGTCAGGTTGATAACTTGAGGCACCAGGCCACTCAGATCGTTTCGGTGAGACTTAGCCGAGCAGAGCCGCCTTTGAGAAAAGAGGTTGTGGAGTATATGCTGGATGTTGGTTCTCACATGTGGAGTATGAGGCGAAGCAAGGCTAACTTTTTCAGAATTATGAGTGTTTTAGGCGGGTTGATTGCAGTTGGGAAATGGTTTGATCAAATATGCAATTGGAAAAACCCTATCACGACTGTTCTGATTCACATCTTGTTCTTGATTCTGGTTCTTTATCCCGAACTTATCCTGCCTACCGTTTTcctatatctctttttaattgGAATCTGGTACTATCGATGGAGGCCGAGGAATCCTCCTCACATGGACACCCGCATCTCTTGTGCTGACAATGCCCATCCCGATGAACTCGACGAGGAGTTTGATACCTTTCCAACTTCACGTCCCCCCGATGTTGTGAGGATGAGATACGACCGCCTTAGAAGCATTGCGGGAAGGATTCAAACTGTCGTTGGCGATTTGGCTACTCAAGGGGAGCGGCTGCAGTCTCTGCTGAGCTGGAGAGACCCGAGAGCCACCGCTCTTTTCGTGATTTTCTGTCTCGTCGCTGCCATAGTCCTCTACGTCACGCCTTTCCAAGTCGTGGCCCTTCTCGCTGGATTCTACATGTTAAGGCACCCGAGGTTCCGCCACAAGCTCCCCTCCGTACCTCTCAACTTCTTCCGAAGACTACCGGCCAGAACAGACTGCATGCTGTGA